The Streptomyces sp. NBC_01276 genome contains the following window.
GGCCACACCGGCTACTTCGCCGCCGGCACCCGTTCGCTGGCGGCCTTCGCCGCGATCGCGAAGGGAGAGCTCCGGTGAGCGCGACGCGTACGCCGCGCGCGCCGGCCCGACTGTCGGACAACGCCGCGCTGACCCGGCTGTCGGACACCGCCGCGCGGATCGACCGCCGGACCCCCGCCCACCGGGACCGGGCCGTCGACGGTCTGCGCGCCCTGGCCCTGCTGGCCGTGCCGACCGGGCACTGGCTGCTCGGCGGGTTCACCCTCGACCCGGAGGGCGGGCTGCACAACGCCAGTCCGCTGTCCGCCTTCGGCGCCCTGGCGCCGGCGAGCTGGGTGCTCCAGATGCTGGGCATCTTCTTCCTGGTCGGCGGCTACGCCTCGGTGCTGTCCTTCCACCGGCGCACCGGTTCGACCGGAGCCTGGCTCAAGGGACGGATGGTCCGGCTGGGGCGGCCGGTGCTCGGTGTGACGGCAGTGTGGGCGCTCGCGGCGCCCGCCCTGTACGCGGCCGGCGTACCGGAGGCCACCTTGCGCACCGGGGCCACGCTGGTGATCCAGCCGCTGTGGTTCGTCGGGGTGTACGCGGGGGTGACCGCGCTGACCCCGTACTGCGTGCGGGCCGCCCGGCGGTTCGGCGGGTGGGCGGCGGCGCCGCTGCTGGCCTCGGTCGCGGTGGTGGACTTCCTGCGGTACGGGCCGCTGTCCGACGCGGTGCCGTCCTGGCTGTCCGTGCTAAACGTGCTGCCGGGCTGGATGTTCGCGTACCAGCTCGGCGTCTCGTGGGGCGAACGGCGGATCGGGCGGCGCGGGGCGTGGCTGCTGCTGGTCGGCGGGGGCGTGCTGTTCGCGGTGCTGCTGACGGTGTTCCACTACCCGGCGTCGATGGTCGGCGTACCGGGTGAGGCCCGGACCAACTCGCACCCGCCGTCGCTGCTGGTGCTGGCGCTGGCCTCGGCCCAGTCGGGTGCGGCGATGCTGCTGCGGGACCGGCTGGCGCGGCTGCTGGCCCGGCCGGCCCTGTGGGCGCCGGTGGTGGTGGTCAACCTGTCGGCGATGACCATCCTGTGCTGGCACCAGAGCGCCATGCTGGCGGCGGCCGTGCCCGCCTCGTTCGCGGGCGGGGGCGGCGGGTTGACCGGGTTGACGACGGCGCCCGAGACCCTGGCGTGGATCCTGGCCCGGCTGGCGTGGATGCCGGTGTTCGCCGTGCTGCTGGTGGTCATCGCCCGCTACGCGCGCCGGTTCGAGGCTCCGCCGGCGGCGGGCGGCCGCCGGAACCCGGTGGTGCGGCGGACCGTGGCGGGGCTGCTGGCGGCCGGGTTCGCGGTGTTCGCGCTGGGCCTGGCCTGACGCCGGCCCGGCCGGCGGGGCCCGCCCGCCCACCGGGCCCGCGGACGACGAGAGCGCCGCTCCCCCTGGGGGAGCGGCGCTCTCGTCGTCCCGTACGGGTCGTCAGGCGATGGACGCCGCCACGATCGCGGCGACGGCGAGGTTGCAGGAGGCCGTGACCCAGACGGCCGGGTGCGGCTCCGGGTCCACGACGATGGCGCCGAGCTTGCCCGGGGTCACCAGGTCCAGCACCAGGAAGGCCACGGCCATCAGGACCAGGCCCAGCAGTCCGAAGGCCGCGGTGGACAGCAGGCCCTTGCCGAAGTCGTCGTACGTCGTCCAGATCGAGGTGAAGACGATGCCGCCGATGCCCAGCAGCGCGGAGCTGAGCAGGAGGGCCGCGTTGCGGTTGCGCTCCTCCCAGATCTGCTTCGGGAGCTTCCCGGGCGTCAGCACGTCCACCAGGACGATGCCGAGGATCAGCAGGACCAGCCCGAGGGCGCCGTAGGCGCTCGTGCGGCCGAGTCCGTTGACGATGTCGCTCATGGAGAAGCCTGTCTGGGCGTGGGTGGGATAGGGATGTGCCGAGCACGTGCCGTGGGGAGGCCGAATGTATCGCACGGCCCCGCCCCGGACCATGGGGAGGTCAGGAAATGGCAAAGGTCAGGGCCGCGCGGGACGGGGAGGCGGCGGCGCTGAGCGCACTGGTCATGCGGTCCAAGGCGTACTGGGGCTACGACGCGGGGTTCCTCGCCGCGTGCGCCCCGGAACTGGCCGTCCGCGAGGGCGAACTCGCCGACCGGCGGATCGCGGTGGCCGAGAGCGGCGCCGGGCGCGTGCTGGGCGTCGCCTCGCTGGAGGCCCTGGACGGGGAAATGGCGCGGCTCGGGCTGCTGTTCGTGGAGCCGTCGGCCATCGGCCGGGGCGTCGGGCGGCTGTTGTACCGGGACGTCCTCGGCCGGGCCGCCGAGCTGGGCGTGCGCCGTCTGCTGATCGACTCCGATCCGCACGCGGCGGGCTTCTACCGAGCGATGGGCGCGGTGGCCGCGGCCGGGTCGCCGCCGGGGCTGGTGCGCTTCGAGGTGGCTCCGACGGTGCTCGCCGCCTGGGCGCGGGCCTGGACGGGCGGGGTCCCGGCGGTGCACGTGGGCAACGTGGCGGAGTTCAACGCCCAGTTCGCCGACGCCTCGGTGGACCGGGAGCCGCTGGCCGCGCACGACTACGCCTGCCTCGCCGCGTTCTACAGCCCGTACCCGGCCGCCCTGGTGCTGCCGCGGGCCGTGCCGCCGGGATGGATCCGGCTGGTGGGACGGCAGTTGGGCTGGGGCCCCGAGGTGGAGGTCCACGACGGGCTGGCCGAGCGGGAGGCGGGCCTGTCGGACGCCGTGCGGTCCCGACCGGAGCTGGCCCGCCGGGTGACGGGGCGCGGGCTGCCCCTCGTACCGTGGGGCCGGACGGAGCCGTACGGGCGGCTCGCCGGGCTGCCGTGGCGGCCGCGGGAGCTGCGCTACGAGTCGAAGTCGGCGGCGCACGCCCTGTTCGCCCGGATCCTGGAGGGCGGCGGGCACCCGGGGATCACGCTGCCCGCGCAGTGGCGGGCGGCGAACCGGTGGGCGGCCGTACGGACGGTGGCGTCGCGGGCGCGGGCGGGGCTGGGCACGGTGCTCAAGTCGGAGCACGGCGTCGGGGGTTCGGGCACCAGGGTGCTGACGCCCGCGCTGGTCCGGGCGGCGGGCGGGCCGCGGGCGGCCCTGCGCGGGCTGCCGCGCGGGCCGCTGCTGGTGGAGGAGTACGTGGAGGCCCCCGCGCGGGGCCCGCGGGACCTGACGTACGACGGGTTCGTGGACGGTGGGGGCCGCCCGCACGAGGTCGGGGCGGCGGTGATGGAGGTGTGCGACGGGGCGTACCGGGGCGCGACGGTGGGTCCCGCGGTGGTGCCCGCCGCCCTGGAGGAGCCGCTGCGGGCCTTCGGGGCGGCGGTGGGGCGGGAGCTGGCGGCCTCGGGCTACCGGGGCTGGTTCGACGTGGACTTCGTGGTCGACGCGGTGGGGCGGCCGGCGCCGACCGAGGCCAACCTGAGGCTCACCGGCCCTTCGGTGGCCTTCATGGTGGCGGCCCGGCTGGACGTGCTGCGGGGCGCGGGGCACCTCGTACGGATCGTCGACCGGGTGGAGCTGGGCGCGCGGCTGCCGGAGGGGCAGGTGGAGCTGCTCTGCGCGGACCTCGCGCAGGCCTGCGCCGGGTCGGGGGCGGTGTTCGTGCCGGCCATCGTGACCGGGGCCTTCGATCCGGCGCCCTGGATCGGGGTGCTGCTGGCCGCGCGCGACGGCGGGGCGCTGGACGCGGCCGAGGCGCTGGTGCGGGCGGGGGCCCTCGCGGTCGGGGCGGGGTTCGCGGACTTCTCCGACGCGGCGGACCGGGCCGTCGCCCGGCCCGGCCGTCATCCGTCCGGTCAGTCCTCGAAGTCGAAGGGCGAGCGCGGCCTGCGGAGCAGGTGGCAGGCCACGATCAGGCCCGCGATCATCAGCGGGACGTTGAAGGTGTAGACGAGGGCGGCCTGGCGCGGCCAGTCGTGTTTGGCCGCCAGCCGGTAGAGGTTGTCCTGCGGCCACCAGGCGAGCAGCAGGTAGGACGCCGACAGGTGGGCCGCGGTGGTCAGCGCCCGTCCCCGGCCCTGGCGGAGCATCCGCTCGCGGCCGCCGAACAGGAACAGCACGCCGGCCGCGAAGGCGGCGCTCTCGCACACGTAGAGGACGAAGAAGAGGAACGACCACGGGGCCGGCACCCCCGTGAGGTCGGTGGATCCGGGCCACAGCACCGAGGTGAGCAGCATGGCCGCCCCGGTCAGCGGCAGGGCGAGGCAGCCCGCGGCGCAGCCGGCCGACATCGTCTCCGCCCCGGCGGAGCCCGACTTGCCGCTGCTCGCGGAACCGGGCGCGGACGGGGCCACCCGCGGGCGGTCCTTGGCGGGCAACGGCACCGCCGCCCGGTCCTCCTGACCGGCCCGGGTACGGGGCAGGGCGCGCAGCCGGACCAGCCGGGCCGGCGTTTCGGCGGGGCTCGTCGTCCGCTCCAGGTGCACGGTCAGGGTCTCCGGGCCGACCTGGTCCGCACCCCGGAGCCACAGGGGGTCGCCGGGGGGCGGGGCCACGTAGGCGACGAGCCGTACGCGGGTCCCCGAGGTCACCCGGGCCACGACGGCGGCGCCGAAGGCGGGGTGGGTGCGGATCCGGGACTCGACGGTGTGCGGGTCGAGGCGGCCGCCGTGGTCCAGGGTGATCCGGTCCCGCAGCCGCCCGCCGAACTCCAGGAGCCCGTCGGGGCGCAGGACGGCGAGGTCGCCGGTCGCGACGGTGTCGCCGCCGGGCGGGGTGAGGAGGAGCTCCCCGTCGCGCAGGTCCGCGCGGAAGCCCGGGAAGGGCGTGCCGAGGAGGGCGATCCGCTCGGGGGTGTCCAGCGGGGCGGGCAGCTGAGGGAGTTCGAAGGAGGTCCCGGCGCCGGCGGTCTCGGTCGGGCCGTAGACGTTGAGGACGCGGGCGCCGGGGCGCAACCGGTCCTGGAGGGCGGCCTGTTCGTCGAGGTAGAGCCGGTCCCCCGTGATGGTGAGCAGCCGCACGTCGGCGAAGGCGGGGTCGGGTTCGCGGCGGGGCCGGGGGACGGAGAGCGGGGCGGGCCGGTCGTCGCGGACCATGAGCTCCACGGCGGTCGCCGGGTCGGTGTGCAGGACGCTGACGCGCCGTTCCCGGACGGCGTCGAGGACGTCGTGGGCCCCGCGCCCGGCGCCCTCGGGCAGGACGAGGGCGCCTCCGGAGCACAGGGGGCGGGTCCAGCCGGCGGCGAAGGCGGTGATGTCGGGGCCGCCGGTGAACAGGTGGCGGTCGCGTGGGGTGAGCCGGGCGGCCTCGGCCCAGCTGTCGTGGGCGGCGAGGAGCAGCTCGTGGCCGACGCGGACCGGGCGGGGCCGGGCCGTGCCGGTGAACAGGATCGCGGCGTCGCGGTCCTCGGCGGTGCGGACGGGCGCGGTGGCGGGTCGCGCGGCGATCCGGGCCGCCTCCTCGTCGAGGGCGACGGTCCGCCGCCCCTCGGACAGGCCGAGGCCGGGCGCCCGGCGGTCGGTGCCGGTGTCGGTGAGCAGGAGGTACGGGGGCAGGGCGGCGAGCATGCCGCGGGCGGTGCGCGGGTCGTCCTCGGCGACGACGGTGTAGGTGCCGCCCGCTTTGAGGGTGGCGAGGAGGCAGACGGGGAGTGCGGGCCGGGCACCCACGGCGATGGCCACGAGGCCGCCCGCGGGCAGGGCCCCGTCCAGCAGGTGGTGGGCCAGCCGGTTTGCCCGCGCGTCGAGTTCGCCGTAGGAGAGTTCCTCCGGGCCGTGGAGGACGGCGGGGGCGTCGGGAGCCTCGCGGGCAAATTCCTCGAAGCGCCGCAGGACGGTGTCCGCGGTGGGTCGGTACGGGCGGGCGGGCGGTGATGCCTGCGTCATCACCCGATGATGCCACCGGTGGGCGGCCGGGTGCGAGGGTTGCGAACATCCTTGGTCCGGGCTTGAGTTGGCACACCGGCCAGGGCTTTCGGACCGGTTGCCCCGCCGGGGCTTCCGGGACCGGTTGCCCCGCGTCGGCTTCCTGACCGGTTCCTTGACCTGGAGTCCGGTTGAGGTTCTAGCGTGGCGCACATGGACATGGAAGTCACCGCCTGGCATTCGCTGCACAGCGCGATCAACGCCCAACAGGACAAGCGCCCCCTCTCCCGTGCGAGCCTGCGCCGGATCGCCGTCTTCGCCCGCCCGCACCGGCGCGGGCTGGCCTTCTTCCTGCTGCTCAGCGTGGTGGGCGCGCTCCTCGCCGTGGCCACTCCGCTGCTGGCCAGCCGGATCGTGGACGCGATCGTGCGGGGCGGCGACAGCACGGCCGTCACCCGGCTCGCCCTGCTCATCGCGGTGATCGCGGTCGCCGAGGCCGGGCTCGGGCTGCTGACCCGCAAGCTGTCGGCCACCCTCGGCGAGGGCCTGATCCTCGATCTGCGGACGGCGGTCTTCGACCACGTCCAGCGGATGCCGGTGGCCTTCTTCACCCGGACCCGGACGGGCGCGCTGGTCAGCCGCCTGAACAACGACGTGATCGGGGCCCAGCGGGCGTTCAGCAACACCCTTTCCGGGGTGGTCTCCAACACGGTGACGCTGCTGCTGACGCTGGGGGTGATGCTCACCATCTCCTGGCAGATCACCCTGCTGGCCCTGGTGCTGCTCCCGGTGTTCGTGCTGCCGGCCCGGCGGATGGGTGCCCGGATGGCGGCGATGCAGCGCGAGGCCTCGACGCTGAACGCCGCGATGGGCACGCAGATGACGGAACGCTTCTCCGCCCCGGGCGCCACCCTGGTCAAGCTGTTCGGGCGGCCCGCCGACGAGTCCGCCGAGTTCGCGGCGCGCGCGGCCCGGGTGCGGGACATCGGGATCCGTACGGCGATGGCCCAGTCGGCGTTCATCACCGCGCTCACCCTGGTCTCCGCGCTCGCCCTCGCCCTGGTCTACGGCCTCGGCGGACACTTCGCCCTGCGCGGCACCCTGGAGGCCGGTTCCGTCGTCGCGCTCGCCCTGCTGCTGACCCGGCTGTACGCGCCCCTGACCGCGCTGGCCGGGGCCCGCGTGGAGGTGATGAGCGCCATGGTCAGCTTCGAGCGGGTCTTCGAGGTCCTCGATCTGAAGCCGCTGATCGACCAGAAGCCGGACGCCGGCCGGGTGCCCGACGGGCCGGTGGCGGTGGAGTTCGACCGCGTGTCCTTCGCCTACCCCTCCCCCGACAAGGTCTCCCTGGCTTCCCTGGAGGAGGTGGCCACCCTGGACGCGCGGGGCGGCGCCCGGGTACTGCACGAGGTGTCCTTCCGCGCCGAGCCCGGCCGGATGATCGCCCTCGTCGGCTCGTCCGGCGCCGGGAAGTCGACGATCGCCCAGCTGCTGCCCCGCCTGTACGACGCCGACGCGGGCGCGGTCCGTCTGGGCGGGGTCGACGTACGGGACCTGACGGCCGACTCCATCCGCGAGACGCTCGGCATGGTCACCCAGGACGGGCACCTCTTCCACGAGTCGGTACGGGCCAACCTGCTGCTGGCCCGGCCGACGGCCACCGAGGAGGAGATCTGGGAGGCCCTGCGCCGCTCCCGCCTGGACGGGCTCGTCGCCTCCCTCCCGGACGGCCTGGACACCGTCGTCGGGGAGCGCGGCTACCGGCTGTCGGGCGGCGAACGGCAGCGGCTGACCATCGCCCGGCTGCTGCTGGCCCGGCAGCGGGTGGTCATCCTCGACGAGGCCACCGCCCACCTGGACTCCACCTCCGAGGCGGCGGTCCAGGAGGCCCTCGCCGAGGCGCTGGCCGGCCGGACCGCCGTGGTGATCGCGCACCGGCTGTCGACGGTGCAGGCGGCCGATCTGATCCTCGTCGTCGAGGAGGGCCGGATCGTGGAACGCGGAACGCACGAGGAGCTGCTGGCGTCCCGCGGCCGGTACGAGGAGCTGCACCGCACGCAGTTCGCCGCGCGCGAAACGGAAGGCCCCCGCCCGGCCCAGGCGGGCGGCACGGCGGCGGCCCCGGGCGCATGATGCCGGAGGGCCCGCGCGCCGCCTCGGCGCCGGGCCGGTCCGCTACCGAGGGGAGCCCGTCATGGACGTCAAGCTCGAACTGGTCGCCGTCCCGGTCACCGATGTCGACCGGGCCAAGGCCTTCTACGAACGGATCGGCTTCCACGCCGACCACGACGTCACCGTCAGCGAGGAGATCCGCTTCGTCCAGCTGACCCCGGCCGGGTCGGCCTGCTCCATCGCCATCGGCAAGGGGCTCACCCGGATGGTCCCGGGGTCCCTGGACAACATGCAGGTGGTCGTCGCCGACATCGAGGAGGCCTACGCGGACCTGCGCGGCCGGGGCGTGGAGGTGACGGAGATCCAGGACATGCCGTGGGGCTCCTTCGTGTACTTCTCCGATCCGGACGGCAACGGGTGGGCCGTGCAGCAGACCACCCCGCGGCCGGCGGCCGGCTGAGGAACCCGCGATCGATCCGGTCACCGGGTACCGGTACTGCCCCGGCGGCCGGGAGGGCCGGGCGGCCGGGAGGGCCGGGCGGCCGGGAGGGCCGGGCGGCCGGGAGGGCCGGGCGGCCGGGAGGGCCGGGCGGCCGGGAGGGCCGGGCGGCCGAGGTCACCCCGGTGGCGGGGGCACCCGGCACTCCCCTGACCGTCCGCCACCCGGGCGGTTCGCGCGAGGTGCCGGTGGCCGACGGGCCCTGCCCCGCCTCCCGGGACGTGCTCGGCGCTCTGGAGGCCCGCCGTGTGCGGGGGGCGGGCCGCGCCGGTACGGGTCGGCTTCGACCCGGCGGTGCCGACGGGGGCCCGGAGGCCGGTGCGGGGCCGGACGTCCCGCTGGAGATCCCTGCCGGGCCCCGGCCAGCGGGTCGCGGTCAGCCGGGGTGGGGGCGGCCGCGCTGGGCCTGTCCGTGGCGGACCCCCTCCGCGAAGGCCGCCTCGTATCCCGCGTCCCCGAGGGCCGCGCGGGCCGTGCGCTCGAACTCCTCCCGTACGGACCGCAGTTCCGGCGTGCCGCGTTGCGGGTGGCCGACCGCCTGCCAGTAGGCGTGGCCGGCGCCGTAGGCGTGAGCGCCGCCCGCCCCGTCGCCGTCGGCGGCCCGGGCGGCGGCCAGCAGGTCGAGGCCGAGGGCGGTGCCGAAACTGTCGCCGAGTTCCCGCTTGCTCTCCAGCATCGCCCGTGCGTGCTCGGCGGACTCCGCGGGGCGGCCCTCGAACAGGCGGATCAGCGCCAGCTGGTAGTCGGCGTAGGCCCGCGTCCAGTACTCCTGCCGCGCCACGCACCCCGCCCGCAGCCGCTCGGCCTCCTCCCGGGCGTCGGTGAAGAGCCCGGTGCCGGTCAGGGCGAACACCCGCACGAGAGTGCAGCGCAGCCGGGGACCGGAGTCGAAGGGCGTGCCGGGGAAGGCCTCCAGGGCGTTGTCGGCCACGATCCGGGCGGCCAGCGGGCGGCCCGCCAGGAGGTGGCTGACGCCCAGCAGATAGGCGGCGTCGAGGGCCGGGCCCGGTCCCGCGTCGGGCCGGGCGGCCAGGGACTCGCAGGCCACCGCGATCCGGTGCGCCTCCGCGTGCTCCCCCTGGAGGAGCAGGGTCACGCCGAGGGCCCACAGGGCGCGCACCCGGCCGGCGGTGTCCACGTCCTCGGGGCGGGCGGCGGACAGGGCCCGTTCCAGGTACGAGCGGGCCACGTGCAGGCACCCGCAGCAGGCCCAGAAGAAGCCGACGCGGCCAACCAGTTCGAGGGCGGCCGCAGGCTCGGTGGCGAGCAGGTGGTCGAGGGCCGCGCAGATGTCCCCGTACGCGGCGGCGACCCTGCGGTAGGCGCCGCGCTGCCCGGGGCCCGGCCAGTCCGCGTCCGCGGTGCGCACCAGTTCCAGGAAGTGGGCCGCGTGCCGGGCGCGCAGGGCGTCCCGTTCGCCGAGGGCGTCGCACCACATGGCCCCGTACTCGCGGATCGTGTCGAGCATGCGGTGGCCGTCGCCGTCCGGGCCGCGGCGGACGACGGACTTGGCGACGAGCGAGGCGAGGAGCGGCGCCACGTCCCCGCCGTCGAACGGGGGTGCGGAGCACACGGCGCGGGCGGCGGCCCCGTCGAAGGTGCCGCCGAAGACGGAGAGCCGCAGCCACAGGAGGCGTTCGGCGGGGGTGCACCACTCGTGGCTCCAGCCGATGGCGGTGCGCAGCGCCCGGTGGCGGGGCGGCCGGGCCCCTCCGCCGCCCGGCAGCGGGCCGATCCTGCGGGAGAGCCGGTCGGCGAGCTCCTCGACAGTGTGGTCCGTCAACTGGGCGGCGGCGAGTTCCAGCGCGAGGGGGACCCCTTCGAGGCGGGCGCAGATCGCGCGGGCGGCGGCCAGCCGGGGCGGGGTCCACGCGGGTGCCCGCCCGGGGCGCACGGCGTCCGCCCGCGCGGTGAAGAGGGCGAGGGCCTCTCCCGCGGGCTCCTCGTGCGGCAGCGGTCCGACCGGCAGGACGTGTTCGCCGGTCAGGGCGAGGGGCTCTCGGCTGGTCAGCAGCACGACGAGGTGCGGGGCGGCGTCCAGCAGGTCCCGTACGAGGATCCGCAGGGGCCCGATGAGGTGTTCGCAGCAGTCCAGTACGAGGAGCAGCCGGCGCGGGCGGATCCACGCGCGCACCGCTTCGGCGAGGGTGCGCGGGGTGTGGTCGGCGAGGTCGAGCGCGTCCGCGACGGCGTCCAGGAGCAGCCGGTCACCGGGCAGCGGGGCGAGGTCGGCCCAGTGGACCCCGTCGGGGAAGCGCGTTCCGGGCGCGACGGGGCCTGCCGGTCCGACGGGGCCCGCGGATCCGGCGGGCGCGGCTCGGGCGGCGGCGGCCGGGTCCAGGGCCTCGCGGGCCAGCCGGGTCTTGCCGACGCCCGCGGGCCCGGTCAGCGTGACCAGCCGCCGCTCCGTCAGGGCCGCCCGCAACGCGGCGAGCTCGGCCTCCCGCCCCACGAAGGAGGCGGGTCCGCCGTCGTTTCCCTCGGCATGTCCGCGCACGCGCCCAGTGTGGCGTACCCGCGGGGTCCTCCGTACGGGGTGGACCAGGGCCGTCCTAGGGTGCGAGGACGTCCAGTTCCTCCAGGGCGCCGAGGGCGATCTGCCGGGTCAGGGCCTCGGCCGCGGCGGCGTCCCCTTCCCGTACGGCCTCGGCGACCCGGACGTGGAGGGTGACGGCGGCCGGGTCGGGGTCGGGGAACATCACGGAGTGCTGGGTGCGGCCGGTGAGCACCTCGGCGACGACGTCGCCCAAGCGGGCGAACATCTCGTTGCCGGAGGCGTTCAGCACGACGCGGTGGAAGGCGACGTCGTGGTGGAGGTAGCCCTCCAGCTGGTGGCCGCGCGAGGTGCGGACCATGCCGAGGGCCGCTTCGGTGAGGCGGGCGCACTGCTCCGGGGTGGCGCGGAGGGCTGCGAGGCCGGCAGCGACGGGTTCGACCGCCGAACGCAGGACGGTCAGGGAGCGCAGCTGGCGGGGGCGGTCGGTACCGGCGAGGCGCCAGCGGATGACGCGCGGGTCGTAGACGTTCCACTCCTCGGCGGGGCGGACGGTGACGCCGACGCGGCGGCGGGATTCGACGAGCTGCATCGACTCCAGGACGCGCACCACCTCGCGCACGACGGTGCGGGAGGCGTCGAAGCGCGTGGCGATCGCGTCCGTGCGCAGCACGCTGCCGGGCGGGTACTCCCCCGCCGTGATCGCCAGGCCGAGGGTGTCCAGTACCTGGGTGTGGAGTCCTGGGACCGGACTGCCTTCGGTGGTCATGGCGTAAGCGTACGGTGACGCCAGGGCGGACCAAAGGTGTGATGTTTGCCGCCGAACTCTTGAATAAGTACTACTTAATAAGGTTCAGTGGTGCCCTCCCGGGCCTCCCCCGTCCCGGGCCGATGTCAACGAGGACAGCGAGGTACGGCGTGGGTTCCCAGCGCGTCATTGTGGTGATGGGCGTGACCGGCACGGGCAAGACGACCGTGGGCCGGCTGCTCGCGGAGGCCCTCGGCCTCCCCTACGCGGAGGGCGACGCCTTCCATCCGGCGGCCAACGTGGCGAAGATGTCCGCCGGCATCCCGCTGGACGACGAGGACCGCAGGCCCTGGCTGGACGCCGTCGGCGAGTGGATCCACGACCGGGCCGGGCACGGCGGCGGCGTGGTGGCCGCCTCCTGCCTCAAGCGCGCCTACCGCGACCGGCTGCGCGCCACCACACCCGGGACCGTGTTCGTCCACCTCACCGGGGAACGGGCGCTGATCGAGGGGCGGATGCGCTCGCGCACGGGCCACTTCATGCCCGCCACGCTGCTCGACTCCCAGTTCGCCACGCTCGAACCGCTCGGGGCGGACGAGCCGGGGGTCGCCGTCGACGTCGCCGGCACCCCCGAGGAGATCACCGCACGGGCACTGGCGGCCCTGCGCCACCTCTAGCGCCTCCCCTTCTCGCGCCTCCCTTTCTCTCTCCCCCCCACCACCCACACCTCCACAGAGTGAGGAACCCCACCGTGACCGGTCTCAGCGTCGAGACACTGGCGGCGGCCGCCCCCGAGCCCATAACCTCGGCCGGAAACGCCCAGTTGGGCATGGCCGTCCTGCTGGGCATAGCCGTCATCGTCCTGCTCATCACCCGCCTCAAGATGCACGCGTTCCTGGCCCTGACGGTCGGTTCGCTGGCCCTCGGCTCCTTCGCGGGCGCTCCGCTGAACAAGACGATCGCCAGTTTCACCGCCGGCCTCGGCGCCACGGTCGCGGGCGTCGGCGTCCTGATCGCGCTCGGCGCGATCCTCGGGAAGCTCCTCGCGGACTCCGGCGGCGCGGACGAGATCGTCGACACGATCCTGGCCCGCGCCAAGGGCCGGTCGATGCCCTGGGCCATGGTGCTGATCGCCTCGGTGATCGGCCTGCCGCTCTTCTTCGAGGTCGGCATCGTGCTGCTGATCCCGGTGGTGCTGCTGGTCGCCAAGCGGGGCAACCACTCACTGATGCGCATCGGCATCCCGGCCCTGGCCGGCCTGTCGGTCATGCACGGCCTGATCCCGCCGCACCCGGGCCCGCTGGTCGCCGTCGACGCCCTGCACGCGAACCTGGGCGTCACCCTCGCCCTCGGCGTGCTCGTCGCCGTCCCGACGGTGATCATCGCCGGACCGCTGTTCTCCCGGTACGCCGCCCGCTGGGTGGACGTACCGGCGCCTGAGCACATGGTCCCCGCGCGTCCCTCGGAAGGGGCGGCGCACCGGCCCCGGTTCGGGGCCACGGTCTTCACCGTGCTGCTGCCGGTGGTCCTGATGCTGGTCAAGGCCCTGGTCGACATCGTCGTCAACGACCCCGCCAACGCGGTGCAGAAGGTCACCGACGTCGCCGGATCCCCGCTGATCGCCCTTCTGTCGGCCGTACTGGTGGGAATGTTCACCCTCGGCCGGGCCGCCGGATTCACCCGGGAACGGATCTCCTCGACGGTGGAGAAGTCCCTCGCGCCGATCGCCGGCATCCTGCTGATCGTGGGCGCCGGCGGCGGGTTCAAGCAGACCCTCATCGACGCCGGCGTGGGTCAGATGATCCTGGACCTGTCGAAGAGCTGGTCCATCCCGGCCCTGTTGCTGGCCTGGCTGATCGCGGTGGCGATCCGGCTGGCCACCGGATCGGCCACGGT
Protein-coding sequences here:
- a CDS encoding AAA family ATPase, translated to MRGHAEGNDGGPASFVGREAELAALRAALTERRLVTLTGPAGVGKTRLAREALDPAAAARAAPAGSAGPVGPAGPVAPGTRFPDGVHWADLAPLPGDRLLLDAVADALDLADHTPRTLAEAVRAWIRPRRLLLVLDCCEHLIGPLRILVRDLLDAAPHLVVLLTSREPLALTGEHVLPVGPLPHEEPAGEALALFTARADAVRPGRAPAWTPPRLAAARAICARLEGVPLALELAAAQLTDHTVEELADRLSRRIGPLPGGGGARPPRHRALRTAIGWSHEWCTPAERLLWLRLSVFGGTFDGAAARAVCSAPPFDGGDVAPLLASLVAKSVVRRGPDGDGHRMLDTIREYGAMWCDALGERDALRARHAAHFLELVRTADADWPGPGQRGAYRRVAAAYGDICAALDHLLATEPAAALELVGRVGFFWACCGCLHVARSYLERALSAARPEDVDTAGRVRALWALGVTLLLQGEHAEAHRIAVACESLAARPDAGPGPALDAAYLLGVSHLLAGRPLAARIVADNALEAFPGTPFDSGPRLRCTLVRVFALTGTGLFTDAREEAERLRAGCVARQEYWTRAYADYQLALIRLFEGRPAESAEHARAMLESKRELGDSFGTALGLDLLAAARAADGDGAGGAHAYGAGHAYWQAVGHPQRGTPELRSVREEFERTARAALGDAGYEAAFAEGVRHGQAQRGRPHPG
- a CDS encoding gluconokinase, whose product is MSTRTARYGVGSQRVIVVMGVTGTGKTTVGRLLAEALGLPYAEGDAFHPAANVAKMSAGIPLDDEDRRPWLDAVGEWIHDRAGHGGGVVAASCLKRAYRDRLRATTPGTVFVHLTGERALIEGRMRSRTGHFMPATLLDSQFATLEPLGADEPGVAVDVAGTPEEITARALAALRHL
- a CDS encoding VOC family protein; amino-acid sequence: MDVKLELVAVPVTDVDRAKAFYERIGFHADHDVTVSEEIRFVQLTPAGSACSIAIGKGLTRMVPGSLDNMQVVVADIEEAYADLRGRGVEVTEIQDMPWGSFVYFSDPDGNGWAVQQTTPRPAAG
- a CDS encoding ABC transporter ATP-binding protein, whose amino-acid sequence is MDMEVTAWHSLHSAINAQQDKRPLSRASLRRIAVFARPHRRGLAFFLLLSVVGALLAVATPLLASRIVDAIVRGGDSTAVTRLALLIAVIAVAEAGLGLLTRKLSATLGEGLILDLRTAVFDHVQRMPVAFFTRTRTGALVSRLNNDVIGAQRAFSNTLSGVVSNTVTLLLTLGVMLTISWQITLLALVLLPVFVLPARRMGARMAAMQREASTLNAAMGTQMTERFSAPGATLVKLFGRPADESAEFAARAARVRDIGIRTAMAQSAFITALTLVSALALALVYGLGGHFALRGTLEAGSVVALALLLTRLYAPLTALAGARVEVMSAMVSFERVFEVLDLKPLIDQKPDAGRVPDGPVAVEFDRVSFAYPSPDKVSLASLEEVATLDARGGARVLHEVSFRAEPGRMIALVGSSGAGKSTIAQLLPRLYDADAGAVRLGGVDVRDLTADSIRETLGMVTQDGHLFHESVRANLLLARPTATEEEIWEALRRSRLDGLVASLPDGLDTVVGERGYRLSGGERQRLTIARLLLARQRVVILDEATAHLDSTSEAAVQEALAEALAGRTAVVIAHRLSTVQAADLILVVEEGRIVERGTHEELLASRGRYEELHRTQFAARETEGPRPAQAGGTAAAPGA
- a CDS encoding FadR/GntR family transcriptional regulator, with amino-acid sequence MTTEGSPVPGLHTQVLDTLGLAITAGEYPPGSVLRTDAIATRFDASRTVVREVVRVLESMQLVESRRRVGVTVRPAEEWNVYDPRVIRWRLAGTDRPRQLRSLTVLRSAVEPVAAGLAALRATPEQCARLTEAALGMVRTSRGHQLEGYLHHDVAFHRVVLNASGNEMFARLGDVVAEVLTGRTQHSVMFPDPDPAAVTLHVRVAEAVREGDAAAAEALTRQIALGALEELDVLAP